From Paenibacillus sp. PK3_47, the proteins below share one genomic window:
- a CDS encoding TIM barrel protein has protein sequence MKLSFNTETLFGSIPIYEAMKKLHSHGMNIIEFWSWHDKDLKQIRRLQQELGIEVAGVVVTPESLIDPSRREAALDAVKGTAEAARELGCRRMVHTVGTVMEGVSREEMHSYLIEGLQASIPILEEYGVMSAIEPLNTSIDKELSDQYLNTSDEAFSIVEQIGHPLIKVCYDMYHVQIMEGNVLTRLQNNIHHVGHIQGAGAPGRHELYLGELNYDYIFDAIKQMDYDGYVGIEYFPVHDPVYDLQQLHKKHHTG, from the coding sequence ATGAAGCTGTCTTTTAATACAGAAACGTTGTTTGGCAGTATTCCAATTTACGAGGCTATGAAAAAGCTGCACTCCCACGGAATGAACATTATCGAGTTCTGGTCCTGGCATGACAAGGATCTGAAGCAGATCCGCCGGCTTCAGCAGGAGCTGGGCATTGAGGTTGCGGGTGTGGTAGTCACTCCGGAGAGTCTTATCGACCCGTCACGGCGTGAGGCTGCGCTGGATGCAGTAAAAGGTACTGCCGAAGCTGCACGTGAACTGGGCTGCCGGAGAATGGTGCATACGGTCGGCACGGTGATGGAAGGGGTATCGCGCGAAGAGATGCACTCCTATCTGATAGAAGGCCTCCAGGCCTCCATACCCATACTGGAAGAATACGGGGTCATGTCGGCCATTGAGCCGCTGAATACAAGCATTGACAAAGAGCTATCAGACCAGTATCTGAACACCTCGGATGAGGCTTTTTCCATTGTAGAGCAGATCGGTCATCCGCTTATTAAGGTCTGTTACGACATGTACCATGTTCAGATCATGGAAGGCAATGTACTGACCCGGCTGCAAAACAACATTCATCATGTAGGCCATATCCAGGGAGCGGGTGCACCGGGTCGCCATGAGCTGTACCTCGGAGAGCTTAATTATGACTATATCTTTGATGCCATCAAGCAGATGGATTATGACGGGTATGTCGGGATTGAATATTTTCCTGTACATGATCCTGTGTATGATCTGCAGCAGCTCCACAAGAAACATCATACAGGCTGA
- a CDS encoding spore coat protein yields the protein MATKELALHEKLEVHELLTLKTSCATKAVTMLELAKDDKLKKLIEEDLKNTAKAIDELSSLLK from the coding sequence ATGGCTACTAAAGAATTAGCACTGCACGAAAAGCTGGAAGTCCATGAGCTGCTGACTCTCAAAACATCCTGTGCCACCAAAGCCGTAACCATGCTGGAACTGGCCAAGGACGACAAGCTCAAAAAGCTGATTGAAGAGGATCTTAAGAACACTGCCAAAGCCATCGATGAATTATCATCCCTGTTAAAATAA
- a CDS encoding spore coat protein — protein MSTTKTKEMLVNAIAPMDDLAIATDMLLSAKSAVRTYAIALTETATPKVHKVLKAQLDTAIETHQKIAAYMIENEMYHPYDLNEQIDHDHKKAETALELTK, from the coding sequence ATGTCAACAACGAAGACAAAAGAGATGCTGGTCAATGCAATTGCCCCGATGGATGATCTGGCGATTGCCACAGACATGCTGTTATCCGCCAAGTCTGCTGTCCGGACCTATGCCATAGCTCTGACGGAAACCGCCACACCCAAAGTGCACAAGGTGCTCAAAGCGCAGCTGGATACCGCAATTGAAACCCACCAGAAAATTGCCGCTTACATGATTGAGAACGAAATGTACCATCCGTATGATCTGAACGAACAAATCGATCACGATCATAAAAAAGCGGAAACAGCGCTCGAGCTGACCAAATAA
- a CDS encoding spore coat protein, translated as MYTYESQRQQPHLAWHETLELHELTAYQSNQLMMFKMVIGDIKDPQLHALYLEAIQSVEQNLRELLQYYPLAPQGQRKSDKDMDLTAFYAGQLLGFAKTAVRSYAIGITETATPRLRETLQKQLNAAIALHGKVFYFMLERGLYPSYDLPKLLAGDVATANKALSL; from the coding sequence TTGTATACTTACGAATCGCAAAGACAGCAGCCGCATCTGGCCTGGCATGAGACACTGGAGCTGCACGAGCTGACGGCTTACCAAAGCAACCAGCTGATGATGTTCAAAATGGTGATCGGGGATATCAAAGATCCTCAGCTGCATGCCTTGTACCTCGAGGCCATTCAAAGCGTGGAACAAAATCTGAGGGAACTGCTCCAGTACTACCCGCTTGCTCCGCAAGGCCAGAGAAAAAGCGACAAGGACATGGATCTGACTGCTTTCTATGCCGGCCAGCTGCTCGGCTTCGCCAAGACGGCTGTCCGCAGCTATGCCATCGGCATTACCGAGACCGCAACTCCCCGGCTCAGGGAAACGCTGCAGAAGCAGTTAAATGCGGCCATTGCGCTGCATGGTAAAGTATTCTACTTTATGCTGGAGCGCGGACTTTATCCTTCTTATGACCTTCCCAAGCTGCTCGCAGGCGATGTCGCCACAGCGAACAAAGCTTTGTCCCTGTAA
- a CDS encoding acetylxylan esterase codes for MGYLEDVTKELFSYRPELTRQEDFDRFWAETMDEAKAVPLNAVRQKADYPIAQVSVYDIRFDGMDTTPVHGWYMVPDFLKKEKYPCLIHYHGFTGSRGEPSEFMYWLMMGFAVVSIDCREQGGRTGSRAPSSDGYSMNVASKGVHNKYEYYYRYQYMDCMKAIDFACAQAEVDAQRIVLEGASQGGALTMAMAALDDRPAAALADVPSNSNLVRRIDGQHGAFAAVADYLRRNPQELDHVLNELSYFDTMNMAERITCKVLASVGLKDETCPPEMYFATYNRIAGEKEINIYPFNGHEGGGVFQTEAKLRMLKQWFPDWFV; via the coding sequence ATGGGCTATCTGGAGGATGTTACGAAGGAGCTGTTCAGCTACAGGCCGGAACTCACCCGGCAGGAGGATTTTGACCGGTTTTGGGCAGAAACGATGGATGAGGCCAAAGCGGTCCCCTTGAATGCCGTCAGGCAAAAAGCGGATTATCCCATCGCACAGGTAAGCGTATATGATATCCGGTTTGACGGGATGGATACCACGCCGGTGCACGGATGGTATATGGTTCCTGACTTTTTAAAGAAAGAAAAGTACCCCTGTCTGATTCATTATCACGGGTTTACCGGAAGCCGGGGAGAGCCGTCGGAATTTATGTACTGGCTGATGATGGGATTCGCCGTTGTCTCCATTGACTGCAGGGAACAGGGCGGGCGGACCGGAAGCCGGGCTCCCTCATCTGATGGGTACTCCATGAACGTAGCCAGTAAAGGCGTCCATAATAAATATGAGTACTACTACCGTTATCAGTATATGGACTGCATGAAGGCGATTGATTTTGCCTGTGCGCAGGCAGAGGTGGACGCTCAGCGGATTGTGCTGGAAGGAGCCAGCCAGGGCGGGGCGCTGACCATGGCGATGGCTGCACTGGATGACAGGCCGGCTGCCGCGCTCGCGGATGTGCCCAGCAACAGCAATCTGGTCAGAAGGATCGACGGCCAGCATGGCGCCTTCGCCGCCGTAGCGGATTATCTGCGCCGGAATCCGCAGGAGCTGGATCACGTCCTGAATGAGCTGAGCTATTTTGACACGATGAACATGGCTGAACGGATTACCTGCAAAGTACTTGCTTCTGTCGGGCTGAAGGATGAAACTTGTCCGCCGGAGATGTATTTTGCCACGTATAACCGGATTGCCGGGGAGAAGGAGATCAACATCTATCCGTTCAACGGCCATGAAGGCGGAGGAGTGTTCCAGACAGAAGCCAAGCTCAGAATGCTGAAGCAATGGTTCCCGGACTGGTTCGTCTGA
- a CDS encoding LCP family protein yields the protein MQERSTRRKAQRKKARSRNMKLSVAVVLGTCLTAGAVYAGTLYYKADRALDRISASGTAPAATASPAPSAPGASPEAEIVEEENVSKPLTFLLAGVDDRSGSGGTLNTDVLMPVVYEPVSKKLSILSIPRDMKITSSELGAHKANYYYAYYSSHHKGEELSKMRELYGNILQMDIDHMILINFAAFSGIVDELGGLDIDVPMDMRYVDNADGTNINLKKGMQHLSGKEVLDFVRYRKSNRGTAESSDFSRNERQQEVLNLILGKLDSVSGIAKWGEIIDILGDNIRTDIGKDQLMSWIMNYPSMKPAASELITLESQWKSPYVYANEEDLQEKLQKLREPLGLPPLDKRQLLDAFGIAD from the coding sequence ATGCAAGAAAGAAGCACGAGAAGGAAGGCGCAGCGCAAAAAAGCACGCAGCCGCAACATGAAGCTTAGCGTAGCGGTTGTGCTTGGCACATGTCTGACCGCTGGAGCTGTCTATGCCGGAACACTGTATTACAAAGCCGACCGGGCGCTTGACCGGATTTCGGCATCGGGAACGGCTCCTGCAGCAACTGCCAGTCCTGCACCGAGCGCACCTGGCGCCTCGCCCGAGGCGGAGATTGTGGAGGAAGAGAATGTCAGCAAACCGCTTACGTTTCTGCTGGCAGGCGTTGACGATAGAAGCGGCAGCGGCGGGACGCTGAATACGGATGTGCTGATGCCCGTTGTCTATGAGCCTGTGAGCAAGAAGCTGTCGATTTTGTCTATCCCCCGTGATATGAAGATTACGAGCAGCGAGCTCGGTGCGCATAAAGCCAACTATTACTACGCCTATTATTCCTCACACCATAAGGGCGAAGAATTAAGCAAAATGAGAGAGCTCTACGGCAATATACTGCAGATGGATATTGATCATATGATTCTGATTAATTTTGCCGCATTCAGCGGCATCGTGGATGAGCTTGGCGGACTGGATATCGATGTGCCGATGGATATGCGGTATGTGGATAATGCAGACGGCACCAACATTAATCTGAAGAAAGGGATGCAGCATTTAAGCGGCAAGGAAGTGCTCGATTTTGTCCGCTACCGCAAGTCCAACCGCGGAACGGCAGAGTCATCCGATTTTTCGCGCAACGAAAGGCAGCAGGAGGTACTCAATCTGATTCTGGGCAAGCTGGATTCCGTAAGCGGAATTGCGAAGTGGGGCGAGATCATCGATATCCTGGGCGACAATATCCGGACGGATATCGGCAAGGACCAGCTGATGAGCTGGATTATGAACTATCCTTCCATGAAGCCTGCAGCCAGTGAGCTGATTACGCTGGAATCCCAGTGGAAAAGTCCATATGTCTATGCGAACGAAGAGGATCTGCAGGAGAAGCTGCAAAAATTACGGGAGCCGCTCGGCCTGCCTCCGCTGGACAAGCGCCAGCTGCTTGATGCTTTTGGAATTGCCGATTAG
- a CDS encoding bile acid:sodium symporter family protein: MLLALNRKLNRMMPLITPLSVLTGVLCGSALTPYTFLSPWLFAFMTFAGSISLGIKDFVNVLKKPLPLFACLFILHIAMPLVAFGLGNLLYHADEFTITGLVLAAVIPTGISSFIWVSIYKGNTALTLSIILIDTLLAPFVVPGVLSVLIGTHVELDIWAMMSSLFWMIVVPSLLGMVLNEWSKGAVAPVWSPRLNPFSKLFMAVVIMINGSVISPYLTDINLHLAGLAAVIVLMASTGYALCFLTARVLRWNEADEVALVFNGGMRNISAGAVLAVSYFPPPVAVPVVLGMVFQQLLASLAGFLIGHRSKVRQTADQTTAA, encoded by the coding sequence ATGCTTCTTGCTCTAAACCGTAAGCTTAACCGGATGATGCCGCTGATTACACCGCTGAGTGTCCTGACCGGGGTGCTCTGCGGCAGTGCGCTTACTCCCTACACTTTTCTGTCTCCATGGCTGTTTGCTTTTATGACGTTTGCCGGAAGCATCAGCCTTGGCATTAAAGATTTTGTGAATGTGCTCAAAAAACCGCTGCCGCTGTTCGCCTGTCTTTTTATCCTCCATATTGCCATGCCGCTCGTTGCCTTCGGGCTCGGGAATCTGCTCTATCATGCGGATGAATTTACAATCACCGGCCTTGTGCTTGCCGCAGTCATCCCGACGGGGATCAGCAGCTTTATCTGGGTGAGCATCTATAAAGGGAACACAGCGCTCACTCTCTCCATCATTCTGATCGATACGCTGCTGGCCCCTTTTGTTGTACCCGGCGTTCTCTCCGTGCTGATCGGAACCCATGTGGAACTCGACATATGGGCGATGATGAGCAGCCTCTTCTGGATGATCGTGGTACCTTCGCTGCTTGGCATGGTGCTTAACGAATGGAGCAAAGGTGCCGTCGCGCCCGTATGGAGCCCGCGCCTGAATCCATTTTCCAAGCTGTTCATGGCGGTAGTCATTATGATCAACGGGTCTGTTATATCCCCGTATCTGACGGATATCAATCTGCACCTGGCCGGCCTCGCTGCCGTTATCGTGCTCATGGCTTCCACCGGCTACGCCCTCTGCTTCCTCACTGCCAGAGTCCTGCGCTGGAATGAGGCGGATGAGGTTGCCCTGGTCTTCAACGGGGGGATGCGCAATATCAGCGCCGGCGCGGTTCTTGCTGTATCCTATTTCCCGCCTCCGGTAGCTGTGCCTGTGGTGCTCGGCATGGTGTTCCAGCAGCTGCTGGCATCGCTCGCCGGCTTCCTGATCGGACACCGTTCCAAAGTCAGACAGACGGCAGATCAGACCACGGCTGCTTAA
- a CDS encoding GDSL-type esterase/lipase family protein: MNYFYDFGPDGTPAPGYTKVTADDVYNPDKGYGFADCSRVSERRRVEEALTGDFCIPFGATFLADVEDGNYIVRIIAGDACAPASITLSTNGERLVLQEVRTLAGQYAREMFAVNVRGGQLKLSFKGLAPRINALEIMSSAEQITLFLAGDSTVTDSSEDGFPFCGWGQMLPSFFKHDVAVANHAQGGRSSKSFIAEGRLDAIMEELKEGDYLFIQFGHNDQKTDEARHTDPSTTYPEYLLKYIEAARSRNATPVLITSVHRRYFDAAGKLKDTHGAYLEAVRKLAEEEGVTLIDLAEKSRRLFEELGPEGTKSVFLWGAPGEWMNLSGGVQDNTHFQERGGLRIAELVVEGIRENHLQTLIMFLR; the protein is encoded by the coding sequence ATGAACTATTTCTATGATTTTGGTCCAGACGGAACACCGGCACCAGGATACACAAAGGTGACCGCGGATGATGTGTATAACCCGGACAAAGGGTATGGATTTGCTGACTGCTCCCGTGTCTCCGAAAGAAGAAGAGTGGAGGAAGCGCTGACCGGAGATTTCTGCATTCCGTTTGGCGCCACTTTCCTGGCTGATGTGGAGGACGGCAATTATATTGTAAGAATCATTGCCGGGGATGCTTGTGCACCGGCAAGCATCACGCTAAGCACGAACGGAGAGCGGCTGGTCCTGCAGGAGGTCAGAACGCTGGCAGGACAGTACGCCCGGGAGATGTTCGCGGTAAATGTGCGGGGCGGACAGCTGAAGCTCAGCTTCAAGGGGCTTGCCCCGCGCATCAACGCCCTGGAGATTATGTCATCGGCAGAGCAGATTACACTGTTCCTCGCCGGCGATTCAACGGTGACCGATTCGAGCGAGGACGGGTTTCCGTTCTGCGGCTGGGGACAGATGCTGCCCAGCTTCTTCAAGCATGATGTAGCTGTAGCCAACCATGCGCAGGGCGGACGCAGCTCCAAGAGCTTCATTGCGGAAGGCCGCCTTGACGCGATTATGGAAGAGCTTAAGGAGGGCGATTATTTATTCATCCAGTTCGGGCATAATGACCAGAAGACGGATGAAGCGCGTCACACTGACCCGTCAACGACGTATCCGGAGTATCTGCTGAAATATATCGAAGCGGCACGTTCCAGAAATGCTACGCCTGTACTTATCACCTCAGTGCACCGGCGTTACTTTGATGCAGCAGGAAAACTGAAGGATACGCATGGCGCGTATCTGGAGGCGGTGAGGAAACTTGCCGAAGAAGAAGGCGTAACGCTGATCGACCTGGCTGAGAAGAGCAGGCGTCTGTTCGAGGAACTCGGTCCTGAGGGCACAAAGTCGGTTTTCCTCTGGGGAGCGCCGGGCGAATGGATGAACCTCTCGGGCGGCGTCCAGGACAACACCCATTTTCAGGAGCGCGGCGGCCTGAGAATTGCAGAGCTGGTTGTTGAAGGCATCCGCGAGAATCATCTCCAGACGCTGATAATGTTTTTGAGATAG
- a CDS encoding glycoside hydrolase family 88 protein, whose protein sequence is MRKFEVNEQEVTELIDRVVRRTMNIDFTWNWSCGVAYYGICKAWEATGNQEYIDFLVKWVDEYLELGLPPLMVNSCAMGHTMLTLYEATGDQKYLDLALMKAEYLRKEAIRFGNGVFQHTVSSNNDFPEQAWADTLFMAAYFLLRLGFKLENKEYIDDALNQFYWHEEYLQDNKTNLFYHAWDNIRQDHLSGVYWGRANAWAAYTMSQAYKMLNPFMPMWMQIGGALGDQLSALVRLQSPEGLWRTVLDDETSYFETSASAGIAAAVVVNGHPLHQNCIAKAYEGILANIDEDGSVRNVSAGTAVMYTTDDYKVISRKRVQGWGQGLTLAFLVALLQNKKLVSNI, encoded by the coding sequence ATGCGCAAATTTGAAGTCAATGAACAGGAAGTTACGGAGCTGATCGACCGGGTTGTCCGCAGAACCATGAACATTGATTTTACCTGGAACTGGTCGTGCGGGGTCGCTTATTACGGAATCTGCAAAGCCTGGGAAGCCACAGGGAATCAGGAGTATATTGATTTTCTCGTCAAATGGGTGGATGAATATCTGGAGCTCGGGCTGCCGCCGCTGATGGTCAATTCCTGTGCAATGGGACATACCATGCTGACATTGTATGAAGCGACAGGCGACCAGAAATACCTGGACCTTGCGCTGATGAAAGCCGAATACCTGCGGAAGGAGGCCATCCGGTTCGGCAACGGCGTATTCCAGCATACCGTTTCCTCTAACAATGATTTTCCGGAGCAGGCCTGGGCTGATACGCTGTTCATGGCGGCTTATTTCCTTCTCCGGCTTGGCTTTAAGCTGGAGAACAAAGAGTATATTGACGATGCGCTGAATCAGTTCTACTGGCATGAAGAGTACCTGCAGGACAACAAGACTAACCTGTTCTACCATGCCTGGGACAATATCAGACAAGACCATCTGTCCGGGGTGTACTGGGGCAGAGCCAACGCCTGGGCCGCCTATACGATGTCGCAGGCCTACAAAATGCTGAATCCGTTCATGCCGATGTGGATGCAGATCGGCGGAGCGCTTGGCGACCAGCTAAGCGCGCTGGTAAGGCTGCAATCGCCGGAAGGCTTGTGGCGTACTGTACTGGATGATGAAACCTCCTATTTTGAAACCTCGGCTTCTGCCGGTATTGCTGCTGCAGTCGTTGTGAACGGTCATCCGCTGCATCAAAATTGCATTGCCAAAGCCTACGAGGGCATTCTTGCGAACATCGATGAAGACGGCTCCGTCCGCAACGTATCGGCCGGAACCGCGGTAATGTACACAACCGATGATTACAAAGTCATTTCGCGCAAGCGTGTCCAGGGCTGGGGACAGGGACTGACCCTGGCGTTCCTGGTGGCGCTGCTGCAGAACAAAAAGCTTGTGAGTAATATTTAG
- a CDS encoding glycoside hydrolase family 28 protein — MTTGTDRDLTALHLLSPPASQRADSIALLWDKPADTADIACYRVYVNGSIHGIGTATDYTVTGLTPSQEYEVYVCAVSKTGSVSPPSRKVLVSTRSAGERFDITAFGAVKGRENLNTQAIQAAIDACSPGGTVYVPEGVFVTGAIFLKSNMSLYIEKGGVLLGSGHAEDYPVMTYRWEGREQLCYASLVNTGDSNGEPLEYITIEGGGTIDANGTALFKQEMAEKKGFRGRAVCLRNVDYVYLKDIAVRHSPAWCVHLIYCNHVSVNHVSIHTKTDEYGRRYGNIYNGDGLNPDSCSDVYIFNSMIASQDDCIAIKSGRDEEGRKVGIPSRDIRITNCRFKSGFGVAIGSEMAGGIHNVRVSGCTFEEVYSIGTVKAPRGRGAVIENIVYEDCTLTNYSLEHGDCEWFRGAINIDQFYSQKEYDPNLLAEVNEGTSIIRDIRFRNIVLDTHAGNAVFMAGLPESPLQNIVLENVAAIGKYGLKAYNITGLSMNNVSVVSREDEHYKFLNAGYTGNVS; from the coding sequence TTGACAACAGGTACGGACCGGGATTTGACAGCGCTTCATTTACTATCTCCCCCAGCTTCACAAAGAGCGGACAGCATCGCCCTGCTGTGGGATAAACCGGCTGACACTGCGGACATCGCCTGTTACCGGGTGTATGTAAACGGAAGTATCCATGGCATAGGTACAGCAACGGATTACACGGTAACCGGGCTAACACCCTCACAAGAATATGAAGTCTATGTATGCGCTGTATCCAAAACTGGAAGTGTATCCCCGCCAAGCCGAAAGGTCTTGGTTTCTACCAGGTCCGCTGGAGAGCGTTTTGATATTACCGCATTCGGTGCTGTAAAGGGCAGAGAGAATCTGAACACGCAGGCAATCCAGGCAGCCATTGATGCTTGTTCCCCTGGAGGGACTGTGTATGTACCGGAGGGTGTTTTTGTAACAGGGGCAATTTTTCTGAAAAGCAATATGTCACTCTATATCGAAAAAGGCGGCGTCTTATTGGGCAGCGGGCATGCGGAGGATTATCCGGTCATGACCTATAGATGGGAAGGCAGAGAACAGCTCTGTTATGCGAGTCTGGTGAATACCGGGGACAGTAACGGAGAACCGCTTGAGTATATCACCATTGAAGGCGGCGGAACCATTGATGCGAACGGAACAGCTCTGTTCAAGCAGGAAATGGCCGAGAAAAAGGGGTTCAGAGGCAGAGCGGTCTGTCTCCGGAACGTTGATTACGTCTATCTGAAGGACATTGCGGTCCGTCATTCTCCTGCCTGGTGTGTACATCTGATCTACTGCAATCATGTCAGCGTCAACCATGTCAGCATCCATACCAAAACCGATGAGTACGGAAGAAGATACGGGAATATTTACAACGGGGACGGCTTGAATCCTGATTCCTGCAGTGATGTCTACATTTTTAACTCGATGATTGCCAGCCAGGATGACTGTATCGCCATTAAATCCGGGCGTGATGAGGAAGGCAGGAAAGTGGGGATTCCATCGCGGGATATCCGGATTACGAACTGCCGCTTCAAAAGCGGGTTTGGGGTGGCTATAGGCAGTGAAATGGCTGGTGGCATACATAATGTGCGGGTCAGCGGCTGCACCTTTGAGGAGGTATACAGCATCGGAACGGTAAAGGCACCAAGAGGCAGGGGCGCTGTCATCGAAAATATTGTGTATGAAGACTGCACATTAACCAACTACAGCCTGGAGCATGGGGACTGCGAATGGTTCCGGGGCGCGATCAACATTGATCAGTTTTACAGCCAAAAAGAATATGATCCCAATCTTCTGGCAGAAGTGAATGAAGGAACCTCAATCATCCGTGACATCAGATTCAGGAATATCGTGCTGGACACCCATGCCGGGAATGCGGTGTTTATGGCCGGACTGCCGGAAAGCCCGCTGCAGAACATTGTGCTGGAGAATGTGGCAGCCATCGGAAAATACGGGCTGAAAGCTTATAATATCACAGGTCTCAGCATGAACAATGTATCTGTGGTCTCGCGTGAAGATGAGCATTACAAGTTCCTCAATGCAGGTTATACAGGAAACGTCAGCTGA
- a CDS encoding AraC family transcriptional regulator, with the protein MSLSSIPGMLRFGSGNDPFKVEFDRRNGHFSMNNNHYHIEHELFYLMSGERKYFVKDSVYHIQAGDLVMVNSNALHKTSGWGQPNHERIVLYYSPDFFEGFGPEERQLLLAPFTLDNPHIRLNLQEKMYVDTMIHSLLHELSEQPPGYTLHIRNVAAGLLLYIARSALKRGSQAVHEPSPVQDKMTDIVRHINLHYGEVLQLDTIARKFYISKSHLSRVFKHITGFGFTEYVNITRVREAERLLRDTDWSITMVSEHCGFESLTHFGKVFKTLSGLTPRDYRKLQR; encoded by the coding sequence ATGTCCTTATCTTCGATTCCCGGCATGCTGCGCTTCGGCTCAGGCAATGATCCCTTCAAGGTGGAGTTTGACCGCCGGAACGGCCATTTTTCGATGAACAACAATCATTATCATATTGAACATGAACTTTTCTATCTGATGAGCGGCGAACGCAAGTATTTCGTCAAGGACAGCGTGTACCATATTCAGGCAGGCGATCTTGTCATGGTCAACTCCAACGCTCTCCACAAAACCTCCGGATGGGGGCAGCCCAATCATGAGCGGATTGTCCTGTATTATTCTCCTGATTTTTTTGAGGGCTTCGGGCCGGAGGAGAGGCAGCTGCTGCTTGCCCCTTTTACCCTTGACAACCCGCACATCCGCCTGAATCTTCAGGAGAAAATGTATGTAGACACTATGATTCACTCCTTGTTACACGAACTTAGCGAGCAGCCTCCGGGTTACACTCTGCATATCCGCAATGTTGCCGCCGGGCTGCTGCTGTATATTGCCCGTTCTGCCCTGAAGCGCGGATCTCAGGCTGTGCATGAACCGTCACCTGTGCAGGATAAGATGACAGATATCGTCCGCCACATCAACCTGCATTACGGCGAGGTCCTGCAGCTGGATACCATTGCCCGTAAATTCTATATCAGCAAAAGCCACCTAAGCCGCGTGTTCAAACATATTACCGGTTTTGGTTTTACAGAGTACGTGAATATCACCCGGGTCAGAGAAGCGGAACGGCTGCTGCGTGACACCGATTGGAGCATCACCATGGTATCGGAGCACTGCGGCTTCGAGAGCCTTACCCATTTCGGCAAAGTATTCAAAACCCTCTCCGGGCTTACGCCCCGCGACTACCGGAAGCTGCAGCGTTAG